A genomic segment from Orrella daihaiensis encodes:
- a CDS encoding efflux RND transporter periplasmic adaptor subunit: MRSLSKRRWLWASLFLSTAVLVGCGEQQSTQQRPATLVDTITLTPATAVIRADLPGRVDAVRHAEVRARVTGIVQEILFEQGSEVVRNQSLFKIDPAPYQAAFDQARADLLRAQADEKAAIALSKRYAPLVKINAVSRQEYDDAVARADQARANVLAAQAALASAEINLAYTHVTSPIDGRIGEALVTEGALVEATTATQMALVQQMSPIYVDVYQSVTELSKLRRDFKDGKLKQVSNEAAEVSVILQDGSIYPGKARLLFTGTTVNETTGQVVLRTEVDNQDAALLPGMYVRVRVEQAVSEQALLVPPQALQRAANGLTNVYVVRDGKAVLAPVEVGNDYDNQVIITQGLKSGDEVIVAGFQKIREGAAVQTRPWQPDR; encoded by the coding sequence ATGCGTTCGCTGAGCAAGCGGCGCTGGCTTTGGGCCAGCCTTTTTCTTTCAACTGCAGTGTTAGTGGGTTGTGGCGAGCAGCAAAGCACACAACAACGGCCCGCAACACTGGTCGATACCATCACGTTGACGCCTGCGACCGCAGTGATTCGCGCAGACCTGCCGGGCCGGGTTGACGCTGTCCGCCATGCCGAGGTCAGGGCTCGAGTCACGGGCATTGTGCAAGAGATCCTGTTTGAGCAGGGCAGTGAAGTGGTCCGAAACCAGTCCCTGTTCAAGATTGATCCTGCGCCTTATCAGGCAGCCTTTGATCAGGCCCGGGCGGATCTGCTGCGCGCACAGGCCGATGAGAAAGCTGCGATTGCGCTCTCCAAGCGATACGCTCCATTAGTCAAAATCAATGCGGTCAGCAGGCAAGAGTATGACGATGCCGTTGCTCGGGCCGATCAGGCTCGGGCTAACGTGCTCGCTGCACAAGCCGCGCTCGCTTCGGCAGAGATCAACCTGGCCTACACCCATGTGACCTCTCCGATTGACGGGCGCATCGGTGAGGCGCTGGTGACAGAAGGTGCACTGGTGGAAGCGACCACCGCCACTCAAATGGCGCTGGTGCAGCAGATGAGTCCGATCTACGTGGATGTTTATCAGTCAGTCACAGAGCTTTCGAAGTTGCGACGTGATTTCAAGGACGGCAAGCTCAAGCAGGTCAGCAATGAGGCGGCCGAGGTATCCGTCATCCTGCAAGACGGTTCAATCTACCCCGGCAAAGCCCGGCTACTGTTTACGGGCACAACAGTGAACGAGACCACAGGGCAGGTGGTGCTGCGAACTGAAGTTGACAATCAGGATGCCGCGCTATTGCCAGGCATGTATGTGAGAGTCAGAGTTGAACAAGCCGTTTCCGAGCAGGCATTGTTAGTGCCGCCCCAGGCGTTGCAGCGGGCTGCCAATGGTCTGACGAATGTGTATGTGGTGCGTGACGGGAAGGCGGTGTTGGCACCGGTAGAGGTGGGCAATGACTACGACAACCAGGTCATCATCACACAGGGGCTGAAGTCCGGTGATGAGGTCATTGTGGCGGGGTTTCAGAAGATACGCGAGGGTGCTGCCGTTCAAACCAGACCTTGGCAGCCAGACCGCTAA
- the pdxJ gene encoding pyridoxine 5'-phosphate synthase, translating into MIDLGVNIDHVATLRQQRHTAYPDPIQAALLAEQAGADLITLHLREDRRHIQDADVYALRPQLLTRMNLECAVTGEMLDIALDVQPHDVCLVPEKRTELTTEGGLDVVGGFDTVGGAVEKLHAAGIRVSLFIDPDAAQIEAAHRTGARIIELHTGAYAEAQNHAQAQAEIERLKTAIAQAVGLGIKVNAGHGLHYGNVAPIAALPGIAELNIGHAIVAQSIFDGWQTAIRNMKAAMVQAKLAGLRGEIVPLPEFSQ; encoded by the coding sequence ATGATCGACTTAGGCGTCAACATTGATCACGTCGCCACCTTGCGCCAACAGCGCCACACCGCGTACCCGGATCCCATCCAGGCAGCATTGCTCGCCGAGCAGGCGGGTGCTGATTTGATCACCCTGCATTTACGTGAAGACCGACGGCATATTCAAGATGCGGATGTCTACGCCTTACGCCCACAATTGCTAACCCGCATGAATCTTGAATGTGCGGTTACTGGCGAAATGCTGGATATTGCCCTTGATGTTCAGCCGCATGACGTCTGTCTGGTGCCTGAGAAGCGCACTGAACTGACCACTGAAGGGGGCCTGGATGTGGTGGGTGGTTTTGACACCGTTGGTGGCGCAGTCGAAAAATTACACGCTGCTGGCATCCGTGTGTCACTATTCATTGATCCTGATGCTGCCCAAATAGAGGCGGCGCATCGTACCGGTGCTCGCATTATCGAGTTGCACACGGGTGCCTACGCTGAAGCTCAAAATCATGCGCAAGCACAGGCTGAGATTGAACGCCTAAAAACAGCGATCGCCCAGGCAGTTGGCTTGGGAATCAAGGTCAACGCCGGTCACGGGCTACATTACGGTAACGTAGCGCCTATTGCTGCCTTGCCTGGTATTGCCGAATTAAATATCGGTCATGCCATCGTGGCGCAGTCAATTTTTGATGGCTGGCAAACAGCCATTCGTAATATGAAAGCGGCCATGGTCCAGGCCAAGCTTGCTGGGTTGCGTGGAGAAATCGTCCCCTTGCCGGAATTTAGCCAATGA
- a CDS encoding efflux RND transporter permease subunit, giving the protein MSQFFIHRPIFAWVVAILITAIGLLSLRTMPVAQYPDVAPPAIQISATYPGASAAEVAESVTSIIENELNGAKGLIYYESVSDSNGQAQITATFEPGTDPDLAQVDVQNRVSNVAAQLPDAVNLQGLKFEQTSSGFLMVVTLSSDGDLDATALADYIKRNVQNPISRVPGVGRFQLFAAPRAMRIWIDPDKLVGLDLSVQEVNNAIRSQNILIPAGVLGGPPNPESQRVAANITSNGQLTDVADFENVVIRANTDGSSVRLKDVARVEIGADNYQFGARLNAKPTAAFAVVLAPGANALETAEGVQARMQELAQFFPGDISYAIPYNTAPYVQASIEQVVHTLFEAMVLVFIVMFVFLQNVRYTVIPALVVPVAMMGAFAVMNTFGFSVNVLTMFAMVLAIGILVDDAIVVVENVERIMAEEGLSPREATIKAMPQISGAIVGITVVLTVVFLPLAFMAGSVGVIYRQFAVAMSVSILFSGFLALSFTPALCATILKPIGKGHHEEKRGFFGWFNRSFHKTTTNYEGMVSHLIHRPGRYMTIFVLLVALMGYLYVRLPGAFLPEEDQGYIIVNIELPSGSSSTRTMEVINQVENYFLNEPTTEDIVAVRGFSFNGNGLNAALAFVPLKPFDERQGPGDSAMAIAGKATGMLLGSIPDALVFAVIPPAISSLGNASGFDFRLQDRSGAGYPALLQAAGQMLALAAQNPILSQVRISGLGPGAQLSISIDRDKLAAMGVSFQEAAATLGTAMGGQYLGKFPNTGWMQNVWVQADQAFRDSVADIMNLNARNARGELVPLASFIDVQWDQGPTQVVRYNSYDSIRISGSAAPGYSSGQAMDAMQGLMAELPEGYGFEWTGLSYQEIQAGAQAPILMALAIITVFLVLAALYESWAIPLSVMLVVPLGMLGAVALISALGMNNDVYFQVGMVTVIGLSAKNAILIVEFAKDLHAQGMGLYEAAVEAARLRFRPILMTSFAFILGVVPLTLASGAGAASQQAVGFGVLGGMLAATPFAVIFVPIFFVTVLKFFKTKVSRLHGASGSSGGKS; this is encoded by the coding sequence ATGTCTCAGTTTTTTATTCATCGGCCGATTTTTGCGTGGGTGGTGGCTATCCTGATCACCGCAATCGGTTTGTTGTCGCTTCGAACCATGCCAGTGGCGCAGTACCCCGATGTGGCGCCACCGGCGATTCAGATTTCTGCCACTTACCCCGGGGCTTCGGCCGCGGAAGTGGCCGAGTCGGTGACCAGTATCATCGAGAATGAGCTCAATGGCGCAAAGGGTTTGATCTATTACGAGTCGGTCAGTGACTCCAATGGACAAGCGCAGATCACGGCAACGTTTGAGCCTGGTACCGATCCGGACCTTGCCCAGGTGGATGTGCAAAATCGTGTCTCCAACGTGGCTGCCCAATTACCTGACGCCGTGAATTTGCAGGGCTTGAAATTTGAGCAAACCAGCTCGGGTTTCTTGATGGTGGTGACCTTGTCTTCTGATGGCGATCTGGATGCCACTGCGTTAGCCGATTACATCAAGCGCAACGTACAAAACCCGATCTCGCGGGTGCCGGGCGTAGGCCGGTTCCAGCTGTTTGCTGCGCCGCGTGCTATGCGCATCTGGATCGACCCTGACAAACTGGTGGGGCTTGATCTAAGTGTACAGGAGGTCAATAACGCCATTCGCTCCCAGAATATTCTGATTCCTGCGGGTGTTCTGGGTGGACCGCCCAATCCAGAGAGTCAGCGGGTAGCCGCCAACATCACCAGTAATGGCCAGCTTACCGATGTGGCGGATTTTGAGAATGTGGTGATTCGCGCCAACACCGATGGATCGTCAGTGCGCCTGAAGGATGTGGCGCGAGTCGAAATCGGTGCCGACAACTATCAGTTTGGTGCCCGTCTGAATGCCAAGCCGACAGCGGCATTTGCGGTGGTGTTGGCACCGGGTGCCAATGCACTTGAAACAGCAGAGGGCGTTCAGGCCCGAATGCAGGAACTCGCGCAGTTCTTCCCGGGCGATATTTCTTATGCGATTCCATACAACACAGCGCCCTACGTTCAAGCATCGATCGAGCAGGTGGTTCACACACTGTTTGAGGCCATGGTGCTGGTGTTTATCGTGATGTTCGTTTTTTTGCAGAACGTACGCTACACAGTCATCCCGGCACTGGTGGTGCCGGTGGCCATGATGGGTGCCTTTGCAGTCATGAACACGTTTGGTTTTTCGGTCAATGTGCTGACCATGTTCGCGATGGTGTTAGCCATTGGCATTTTGGTCGATGATGCGATTGTGGTGGTTGAGAATGTCGAGCGCATCATGGCCGAAGAGGGGTTATCGCCACGCGAGGCGACCATCAAAGCCATGCCCCAGATCTCGGGCGCCATCGTGGGTATCACCGTGGTGTTGACGGTGGTATTCCTGCCCCTGGCATTTATGGCTGGATCGGTAGGCGTGATCTACCGTCAGTTTGCTGTGGCCATGTCGGTGTCAATTTTGTTCTCGGGTTTTCTGGCGCTGTCGTTTACGCCAGCGCTTTGTGCCACGATTTTGAAGCCCATTGGCAAAGGCCATCATGAAGAAAAGCGTGGATTTTTTGGCTGGTTTAACCGTAGTTTTCACAAGACCACGACCAACTATGAGGGCATGGTCAGCCACCTGATTCATCGACCCGGTCGTTATATGACGATCTTTGTGTTGCTTGTGGCACTGATGGGTTACTTGTATGTGCGCTTGCCAGGTGCATTTTTGCCTGAGGAGGATCAGGGCTACATCATTGTAAACATCGAGTTGCCCTCTGGGTCATCATCCACGCGCACCATGGAAGTGATCAACCAGGTTGAGAATTACTTTTTGAACGAGCCGACCACAGAGGATATTGTCGCGGTCCGTGGTTTTAGTTTTAATGGCAACGGCTTGAATGCAGCCTTGGCGTTCGTGCCACTTAAACCGTTTGATGAGCGGCAAGGACCAGGTGATTCAGCGATGGCGATTGCCGGCAAAGCCACTGGCATGCTGCTGGGATCCATACCCGATGCACTGGTATTTGCGGTGATTCCACCAGCGATCTCTTCGCTGGGCAATGCCAGCGGTTTTGATTTCCGCTTGCAGGATCGGTCGGGCGCAGGTTATCCGGCTTTGTTGCAAGCGGCTGGTCAGATGTTGGCTTTGGCAGCACAAAACCCGATCCTCTCTCAAGTGCGTATCTCTGGGTTGGGCCCGGGTGCCCAGCTGAGCATCTCGATTGACCGAGACAAGCTGGCTGCCATGGGAGTGAGCTTTCAGGAGGCAGCCGCCACCCTGGGTACAGCCATGGGTGGCCAGTATCTGGGCAAGTTTCCCAACACGGGTTGGATGCAAAATGTCTGGGTGCAGGCTGATCAGGCGTTCCGTGACAGCGTTGCTGACATCATGAATCTGAATGCGCGTAACGCGCGTGGCGAATTGGTGCCATTGGCCTCATTTATTGATGTGCAATGGGATCAAGGTCCTACCCAAGTCGTGCGCTACAACAGCTACGATTCGATTCGGATTTCTGGTAGCGCTGCGCCTGGTTATTCGTCTGGACAAGCCATGGACGCGATGCAAGGTCTGATGGCTGAGCTGCCCGAGGGCTATGGGTTTGAATGGACTGGTTTGTCTTATCAGGAAATTCAGGCTGGTGCACAGGCCCCGATTCTGATGGCCTTGGCCATCATCACGGTATTTCTGGTGTTGGCCGCACTATACGAAAGCTGGGCGATCCCGCTGTCGGTCATGCTCGTGGTGCCCTTGGGCATGCTGGGTGCGGTTGCATTGATTTCGGCACTTGGCATGAATAACGATGTGTACTTTCAAGTGGGGATGGTGACCGTGATTGGTCTTTCCGCTAAGAATGCCATTTTGATTGTCGAGTTCGCCAAAGATCTGCATGCGCAGGGCATGGGTCTGTACGAGGCGGCTGTCGAAGCTGCCCGACTGCGTTTTCGTCCCATTCTGATGACTTCCTTTGCCTTCATTCTTGGTGTTGTGCCATTGACGCTGGCATCAGGTGCGGGTGCAGCTAGTCAACAGGCCGTGGGCTTTGGTGTGCTTGGTGGCATGCTGGCGGCTACGCCATTTGCTGTCATTTTTGTGCCGATTTTCTTCGTCACGGTATTGAAATTCTTCAAGACCAAAGTCAGCCGCTTGCATGGCGCCTCCGGTAGCTCGGGGGGTAAGTCATGA
- the pgsA gene encoding CDP-diacylglycerol--glycerol-3-phosphate 3-phosphatidyltransferase, which translates to MPFNFPIALTWLRIAIIPFFVALFYVPDAILPMGLRDAVAAWLFVVAALTDWLDGWLARRWNQTSSFGAFLDPVADKLMVAAALLVLLHLDRVGSLVALVIIGREIAISALREWMAQIGAGASVAVHWLGKFKTAAQMIAIPCLLHHQDWLDLPVALIGQVLIWVAAALTVWSMFYYLKKAWPEIQART; encoded by the coding sequence ATGCCGTTTAATTTTCCGATTGCGCTGACTTGGTTACGCATCGCCATCATTCCGTTCTTCGTTGCGCTGTTTTATGTGCCGGATGCTATTTTGCCAATGGGCTTGCGCGATGCAGTCGCGGCCTGGCTATTCGTGGTTGCCGCACTGACAGACTGGCTTGACGGTTGGTTGGCTAGGCGTTGGAACCAAACCTCATCATTTGGTGCGTTTCTCGATCCGGTGGCTGACAAACTCATGGTGGCCGCAGCACTGCTGGTGTTGTTGCATCTGGACCGTGTGGGCAGCTTGGTGGCTTTGGTGATTATTGGCCGAGAGATTGCGATTTCAGCTTTGCGCGAGTGGATGGCACAGATTGGTGCGGGCGCTAGTGTTGCTGTGCATTGGCTGGGTAAGTTCAAAACGGCTGCGCAGATGATTGCCATCCCTTGTCTGTTACACCATCAGGATTGGTTGGATTTGCCCGTTGCGCTGATTGGACAGGTGCTGATCTGGGTGGCGGCGGCCTTGACGGTTTGGTCGATGTTTTACTACCTTAAGAAAGCCTGGCCTGAAATCCAGGCCCGCACATAA
- the nagZ gene encoding beta-N-acetylhexosaminidase, with product MKQLSKTHQSRRGPVMIDIVGPRLSDEDRERLLHPLVGGVILFARHFEDRAQLRKLTRQIHKLKTPKLLIAVDHEGGRVQRFRADGFTHLPAMAKLGQVWMQDPMRAMSLATACGLVMAAELRACGVDLSFAPVLDLDYGVSKVIGDRAFHRDPRVVAMLARALVQGMAMVGMAACGKHFPGHGAVTADSHHEIPVDNRTLARILKDDAAPYLWLSDLVVPAVMPAHVIYPKVDDKPAGFSQKWIQEILRGQLHYEGVVFSDDLTMEGATVAGDITARAKAALGAGCDMVLVCNRPDLVDELLTHFRHELKGKSVERLSRLVPKLKARKWSALARWPAYQHALALVQSVDEQTND from the coding sequence ATGAAACAGTTATCAAAAACCCATCAGAGTCGCCGTGGCCCCGTGATGATCGATATTGTTGGCCCACGCTTGAGCGACGAAGATCGCGAGCGCTTGTTGCATCCCCTGGTGGGCGGTGTGATTCTGTTTGCGCGCCACTTTGAAGACCGTGCGCAGTTGCGCAAGCTCACGCGTCAAATCCATAAATTAAAAACCCCCAAGTTGCTGATTGCCGTCGATCACGAGGGTGGGCGAGTGCAAAGATTTAGGGCAGATGGTTTTACCCATCTGCCAGCGATGGCCAAGCTTGGGCAGGTCTGGATGCAAGATCCGATGCGGGCGATGTCACTGGCGACTGCTTGTGGCCTGGTGATGGCCGCCGAGTTGCGTGCCTGTGGTGTGGACCTGAGCTTTGCGCCGGTACTTGATTTGGATTATGGCGTGAGCAAAGTGATTGGGGACCGTGCGTTTCATCGAGATCCCAGAGTGGTCGCGATGCTGGCGCGCGCCCTAGTGCAGGGCATGGCGATGGTTGGCATGGCTGCATGCGGTAAGCATTTCCCGGGGCATGGGGCGGTGACGGCTGACTCGCACCATGAAATCCCAGTTGACAATCGGACGCTGGCCCGTATTTTGAAGGACGATGCCGCACCTTATCTTTGGCTGAGCGATCTGGTAGTGCCTGCAGTCATGCCGGCTCACGTTATCTATCCCAAGGTCGATGACAAGCCTGCGGGATTCTCGCAGAAGTGGATACAGGAAATTTTGCGCGGGCAACTTCATTATGAGGGTGTGGTGTTTTCAGATGACCTGACCATGGAGGGTGCGACTGTGGCTGGCGACATCACCGCGAGAGCTAAGGCAGCATTGGGTGCAGGTTGTGACATGGTGTTGGTGTGTAACCGACCTGATCTGGTCGATGAGCTCCTGACACATTTCAGGCATGAGCTTAAGGGTAAGTCGGTTGAGCGGCTCTCAAGGCTCGTCCCTAAACTGAAGGCGCGCAAGTGGTCAGCATTGGCTCGCTGGCCGGCTTATCAGCACGCGCTGGCTCTGGTACAAAGCGTGGATGAGCAAACCAACGACTGA
- the uvrC gene encoding excinuclease ABC subunit UvrC → MSKPTTDTDVSGDADAQTPDTAQADIKALLAGLPHLPGVYRHLDASGEVLYVGKARDLKKRVSSYFQKTGHSPRIAHMVARVANIEVTVTPSEAQALLLENNLIKQLKPRYNILFRDDKSYPYLMVSDHAAPRINYYRGSTQRPGQFFGPYPNAWAVRETIQILQKVFRLRTCEDTVYANRTRPCLLYQINRCSGPCVGHISLQDYEHDVKRATQFLKGQTQVVLHDIEERMLAASEALEFEQAAALRDQMSALSRVLQQQTMEHSDGQDTDVIAIAMAGGKACVNLAMIRNGRHLGDRAFFPAHLNDDDAGDILEVFMAQHYVEHALPPVIVASTAPKDESIVALLSAASHGKTRLLTRPQGVRRSWLEQASHNAQLALVRALTEGGARHARTLSLAETLSLETDQQSLEELRIECFDISHTAGEATQASCVVFHHHEMQPSLYRRYNIEGITPGDDYAAMRQVLTRRYAKVADGQMSMPNLVLIDGGKGQVQVARQVFEEYGLDLSVLIGVAKGENRKTGLETLVFADGRPPLVLGAASAALMLIAQIRDEAHRFAITGMRAKRAKARQGSRLQDIEGVGAKRRQKLLNRFGGLAGVGAASVEQLASVEGISLDLAKRIYAALHE, encoded by the coding sequence ATGAGCAAACCAACGACTGATACAGATGTGTCTGGCGATGCCGATGCGCAAACGCCAGACACTGCCCAAGCCGACATTAAGGCGCTACTAGCAGGCTTGCCTCACCTGCCTGGGGTATATCGACATCTGGACGCCAGTGGCGAGGTGCTTTATGTTGGCAAAGCACGAGACCTTAAAAAGCGCGTCAGCTCCTATTTTCAAAAGACAGGCCACAGTCCACGCATTGCCCACATGGTGGCGCGCGTGGCCAATATTGAGGTGACGGTCACTCCATCTGAGGCTCAGGCGCTCCTCCTTGAAAACAATCTCATCAAGCAGCTCAAGCCTCGTTACAACATTCTGTTTCGAGACGACAAGTCCTACCCTTATCTAATGGTCTCAGACCATGCAGCTCCCAGGATTAACTATTACCGTGGTTCGACACAGAGGCCAGGACAGTTTTTTGGGCCATATCCCAATGCCTGGGCGGTACGTGAAACCATTCAGATCCTGCAAAAGGTGTTTCGCTTGCGCACATGCGAAGACACGGTCTACGCCAACCGTACCCGGCCATGTCTGCTGTATCAAATCAATCGTTGTTCGGGCCCATGCGTGGGACACATCAGCCTCCAGGACTATGAGCATGATGTCAAGCGTGCGACCCAGTTTTTAAAAGGTCAGACTCAAGTGGTGCTGCACGATATCGAAGAGCGTATGCTCGCAGCCTCTGAGGCACTGGAGTTTGAGCAGGCTGCTGCCTTGAGGGATCAGATGTCGGCCCTGTCTCGGGTTTTACAGCAGCAGACCATGGAGCATTCTGATGGTCAGGATACCGATGTGATTGCCATCGCCATGGCGGGTGGCAAAGCATGCGTCAATCTTGCCATGATTCGAAACGGCCGTCATCTGGGGGATCGTGCATTTTTCCCTGCTCATCTGAATGATGATGACGCCGGTGACATTCTGGAAGTCTTTATGGCGCAGCACTATGTTGAACATGCGCTACCCCCGGTTATTGTGGCGTCCACTGCACCAAAGGATGAATCAATCGTGGCACTGTTAAGTGCCGCATCTCACGGCAAGACCCGTCTGTTGACTCGCCCGCAGGGGGTTCGCCGCTCTTGGCTTGAACAAGCCAGCCATAACGCGCAGCTTGCTCTGGTTCGGGCATTGACCGAAGGCGGTGCGCGTCATGCCAGAACACTGTCTTTGGCCGAGACCTTGAGTCTTGAAACTGATCAACAGTCGCTTGAAGAGTTGCGCATTGAATGCTTTGATATCAGTCACACCGCAGGTGAGGCTACACAAGCGTCTTGCGTGGTGTTTCATCATCACGAGATGCAACCGTCACTTTATCGTCGCTACAACATCGAAGGCATCACCCCAGGTGACGATTACGCAGCGATGCGTCAGGTCCTCACACGTCGTTACGCCAAAGTGGCTGATGGGCAGATGAGTATGCCCAACCTGGTGTTGATTGACGGTGGCAAGGGTCAAGTCCAGGTGGCACGCCAAGTGTTTGAGGAATACGGCTTGGACTTGAGTGTCCTGATTGGTGTGGCAAAAGGAGAAAACCGCAAGACTGGTCTGGAGACGCTCGTGTTTGCTGACGGCAGACCACCATTGGTGCTCGGCGCAGCCTCGGCTGCACTGATGCTGATTGCCCAGATACGCGACGAGGCTCACCGGTTTGCGATTACAGGCATGCGCGCCAAACGTGCAAAGGCTCGCCAGGGATCAAGGCTACAGGATATTGAAGGCGTGGGGGCCAAACGTCGGCAGAAGCTTCTGAATCGTTTCGGTGGGCTGGCAGGCGTGGGTGCTGCGAGTGTGGAGCAACTGGCTTCGGTGGAGGGTATCTCGCTGGATTTAGCCAAACGCATTTATGCTGCCCTGCACGAGTGA
- a CDS encoding efflux transporter outer membrane subunit produces the protein MKPLVPIVLVSAIAVAGCNLAPKYQQPEMPVPSSFPEQPQLSFDAATGSVSRQTVAPEVIAPGSESAADMPWQTFFPDQTLQSLISIALANNRDLQIAVARMDEAQAIWGIQRGEMFPTLGAGFTGARQRSPAFGVGPNVITSQYAAGVAVTTFELDLFGRLRNLSEAAFQQYLATAEGARAVQITLVSDTAVQYFRLRLAQALVALTQQTLKARQTSYQLVKARFTNGVASEMDTVQAKVLVDAAAADLARYIRDEQTARNALSVLIGKPVPDMGPSPVDFDDAELLANIPAGLPSELLVQRPDIRAAENQLLAANANIGAARAAFLPNISLTGSVGTASTQLGNLFKSGSGAWAFTPSISVPIFTGGSLQASLAQSEAAQRAAIASYERQIQQAFREVADALSGEATLNAQLQARAAETAAAQKFLDLSNARFFNGISSFLEVQVAEIQLFNARVQQVLTGFETVSNRINLYKALGGGFEASAVQSKNSQPSTLIDTNPS, from the coding sequence ATGAAGCCTTTGGTACCAATCGTTTTAGTGTCCGCCATTGCAGTGGCTGGCTGTAATCTCGCGCCCAAGTATCAGCAGCCCGAGATGCCTGTGCCATCGAGCTTTCCTGAGCAACCGCAACTAAGTTTTGATGCGGCCACTGGCAGCGTGTCACGCCAGACCGTGGCACCAGAGGTGATTGCACCGGGCTCTGAAAGCGCTGCAGACATGCCATGGCAGACTTTTTTTCCTGATCAGACCTTGCAGTCACTCATATCGATTGCGCTTGCCAATAATCGTGATCTGCAAATTGCGGTGGCTCGAATGGATGAGGCGCAGGCGATTTGGGGGATACAGCGCGGGGAGATGTTTCCCACCCTGGGGGCTGGTTTCACAGGGGCCCGCCAGCGCAGTCCTGCCTTCGGTGTGGGTCCTAATGTCATCACCAGCCAGTACGCAGCCGGTGTGGCAGTCACGACATTTGAGCTCGATTTGTTCGGTCGTTTGCGTAATTTGTCGGAAGCTGCGTTCCAGCAGTATCTAGCCACGGCTGAGGGAGCCAGGGCAGTCCAGATCACTCTGGTTTCGGATACTGCTGTTCAATACTTTCGTTTGCGTCTGGCTCAGGCGCTCGTTGCTTTGACCCAACAGACACTTAAAGCGCGCCAGACCAGCTATCAGCTGGTCAAAGCCCGCTTCACCAATGGCGTGGCTTCTGAGATGGACACGGTACAAGCCAAAGTGCTGGTGGACGCAGCTGCCGCTGACCTTGCGCGTTACATCCGAGACGAACAAACCGCACGAAATGCCTTGAGCGTTTTGATTGGTAAGCCCGTCCCTGATATGGGTCCATCGCCTGTTGATTTCGATGATGCCGAGCTGCTAGCCAATATCCCGGCTGGCTTGCCTTCGGAGCTCTTGGTGCAACGCCCTGATATTCGTGCCGCAGAAAACCAGTTGCTGGCAGCCAATGCCAATATTGGTGCTGCACGCGCGGCATTCCTGCCTAACATCAGCTTGACGGGTAGTGTGGGTACTGCCAGCACACAGCTAGGTAACTTATTCAAGTCGGGTAGCGGTGCCTGGGCTTTCACGCCGTCGATCAGCGTGCCGATTTTTACCGGCGGCAGTCTACAGGCCAGTCTGGCACAGTCAGAGGCAGCCCAACGCGCTGCGATTGCCAGTTACGAGCGTCAAATTCAACAGGCATTCCGCGAGGTGGCTGATGCCTTGTCTGGGGAGGCGACCTTAAATGCACAGCTACAAGCCCGAGCAGCCGAGACGGCGGCAGCGCAGAAATTTCTCGATTTGAGCAATGCCCGTTTCTTTAATGGCATCAGCAGCTTTCTAGAGGTACAGGTCGCTGAAATCCAGCTCTTTAACGCGCGGGTTCAGCAGGTTTTAACGGGGTTTGAAACCGTATCGAACCGTATCAATCTATATAAGGCGTTAGGCGGTGGTTTTGAGGCTTCAGCCGTACAATCTAAAAACAGTCAACCATCAACTCTCATAGATACGAATCCATCATGA
- a CDS encoding DUF4136 domain-containing protein, with the protein MRSWIRRLWVLPLVLLVAACASGPQINTDYDQKADFASFRTFAFMDPLGTDRAGYTTLLTERLKTLTRLQMEQRGYSFDPQSPDLLINFLAQSRQQTEYVPPPPMPWGPNYYGYRMGWYDPWVGYGFGPDIIQYTQGVLSIDLIDARKKQLVWEGVATSVIDNLEQATSEQALAPVVADIFARYPFLAGSGVVNKTPQ; encoded by the coding sequence ATGAGATCATGGATACGCAGGTTGTGGGTTCTGCCTCTGGTGTTGCTGGTAGCGGCATGCGCATCGGGTCCACAGATCAATACTGACTACGACCAGAAGGCCGATTTCGCATCATTCCGCACGTTCGCTTTCATGGATCCGCTTGGTACGGATCGTGCTGGCTACACCACTTTGCTCACCGAGCGGCTCAAAACGCTCACGCGTCTTCAAATGGAGCAACGCGGCTACAGTTTCGATCCGCAATCGCCCGATCTGTTGATAAATTTTTTGGCACAGTCACGGCAACAAACCGAGTATGTGCCACCACCGCCCATGCCTTGGGGGCCAAATTATTATGGCTACCGGATGGGTTGGTATGACCCTTGGGTCGGGTACGGCTTTGGGCCGGACATTATTCAATACACCCAGGGCGTGTTGAGTATCGACTTGATTGATGCTCGCAAAAAACAGCTGGTTTGGGAGGGTGTGGCCACCTCGGTGATCGACAACCTCGAGCAGGCAACATCCGAGCAAGCGTTAGCACCTGTGGTGGCTGATATCTTTGCTCGATACCCGTTTCTAGCGGGATCAGGTGTTGTTAATAAAACACCTCAGTAA